One genomic window of Actinoplanes lobatus includes the following:
- a CDS encoding sulfite exporter TauE/SafE family protein — protein sequence MTAAIGFGALIGVLLGLFGGGESVLAVPALVYGAGLSLAAALPTSLVVVGVSSATALFPRLRAGLVRWRIAAVVGGTGAVAAFAGAAAGRLLDPRLVLSGFALLMLAAGVRMLRREDECGGACALPDGRVDWRGCLPRAAASGLGVGFLTGLFGVGGGFLLIPALVVLLGLPMPSAVATPSW from the coding sequence ATGACCGCGGCGATCGGGTTCGGGGCCCTCATCGGGGTCCTGCTCGGGCTCTTCGGTGGCGGTGAGTCCGTTCTGGCCGTACCCGCCCTGGTCTACGGCGCGGGCCTCAGCCTTGCCGCCGCCCTACCCACCTCGCTGGTGGTCGTCGGTGTCTCGTCCGCTACCGCCCTGTTCCCGCGCCTGCGCGCGGGGCTCGTGCGGTGGCGCATCGCCGCCGTGGTCGGCGGCACCGGCGCCGTGGCGGCGTTCGCCGGGGCCGCCGCCGGCCGGCTGCTCGACCCGCGGCTCGTCCTGTCGGGGTTCGCCCTGCTCATGCTGGCCGCGGGGGTGCGCATGCTGCGCCGCGAGGACGAGTGCGGCGGCGCCTGCGCGCTGCCCGACGGCCGGGTCGACTGGCGCGGCTGCCTGCCCCGGGCCGCCGCGTCCGGACTCGGCGTCGGTTTCCTCACCGGCCTGTTCGGCGTGGGCGGCGGCTTCCTTCTCATCCCGGCCCTGGTGGTGCTGCTCGGCCTGCCGATGCCGTCGGCCGTGGCCACCCCCTCGTGGTGA
- a CDS encoding GNAT family N-acetyltransferase, translated as MGPLPIRRPSAVPPGYPPEYERELRLPDGRTVLVRPIVPADRGPLAHAIRTADPDTVRRRFLGPPPRITPQLLTHLCTVDYRQRFALVAVDPVSGAGIAVARYEATADGGAEVAVAVTPSWRRAGLATALVEVLAEAALDRGIRTFSAFYLAENRPVTALLDLAGDRRRGSVHEGFAEAAVALDRAAVTAAVQRLLP; from the coding sequence ATGGGGCCGCTGCCGATTCGCCGACCGTCCGCCGTGCCGCCGGGTTATCCGCCCGAGTACGAGCGGGAGCTGCGGCTGCCCGACGGCCGCACGGTGCTCGTCCGCCCGATCGTTCCCGCCGACCGGGGCCCGCTGGCGCACGCGATCCGCACCGCCGACCCGGACACCGTACGGCGGCGGTTCCTCGGCCCGCCGCCGCGGATCACCCCGCAACTGCTGACCCATCTGTGCACGGTCGACTACCGGCAACGGTTCGCGCTGGTCGCCGTGGACCCGGTGTCCGGTGCGGGAATCGCCGTCGCCCGGTACGAGGCGACGGCGGACGGCGGCGCCGAGGTGGCGGTCGCGGTGACCCCGTCCTGGCGGCGGGCCGGGCTGGCCACCGCGCTGGTCGAGGTGCTGGCGGAGGCGGCGCTGGATCGCGGGATACGCACCTTCAGCGCCTTCTATCTCGCCGAGAACCGGCCGGTGACGGCGCTGCTCGACCTGGCCGGAGACCGGCGGCGAGGGTCGGTCCACGAGGGCTTCGCCGAGGCGGCCGTGGCGCTGGACCGGGCCGCGGTGACGGCTGCCGTCCAGCGCCTGCTGCCGTAG
- a CDS encoding sensor histidine kinase: protein MTGERPALAGPLGRRLLTAFLLVALSSVAMLTIAALVATDRGLASAAERSRRQTATRVAAVAADAYTRSAGWSRADLAGASAIADAAGARLIVVDADGRMVWPGHGMGSGRGGMHAAADPVVEAPVTAGQERVGAVRLAFVSGAAGGRTVAWSWIAGAAVIAVLAGLGVSGYVARRLARPLVALAATARRFAAGDRTARARLRAPGELGELGDAFDTMADEVVRAETVRRRLSADIAHELRTPLAGLQAGLEELRDGLREPAPARLAALHDQSLRLSRIVQDLADLSAAEAAALSLRPVPTDLAEVAATALAAERPRLEAAGLTVTADLGAPAPVRGDPDRLHQVVSNLLANASRYGRPGDRVHVGVRERDGAAVLEVADTGPGIPADELPHAFERLWRGRGAASVPGAGIGLAVVRELVSAHGGAVTIDSPPGGGVTVMIRLPAADRR, encoded by the coding sequence GTGACCGGTGAACGCCCGGCGCTGGCCGGCCCGCTGGGCCGGCGGCTGCTGACGGCGTTCCTGCTGGTGGCACTGTCGTCGGTGGCGATGCTCACGATCGCGGCGCTGGTCGCCACCGACCGAGGGCTGGCCAGCGCCGCCGAGCGGAGCCGCCGGCAGACCGCCACGCGGGTGGCGGCCGTCGCCGCGGACGCCTACACCCGCTCGGCGGGCTGGAGCCGTGCCGATCTCGCCGGGGCCTCGGCGATCGCGGACGCGGCCGGGGCCCGCCTGATCGTCGTCGACGCGGACGGTCGCATGGTCTGGCCCGGTCACGGCATGGGTTCCGGCAGGGGCGGCATGCACGCGGCCGCCGATCCGGTCGTCGAGGCGCCGGTCACCGCCGGGCAGGAGCGGGTCGGCGCCGTCCGGCTGGCGTTCGTCTCGGGCGCCGCCGGTGGGCGTACGGTGGCCTGGTCCTGGATCGCCGGCGCGGCCGTGATCGCGGTGCTGGCCGGACTGGGCGTGAGCGGATACGTCGCGAGACGCCTCGCCCGGCCGCTGGTGGCGCTCGCCGCCACCGCCCGCCGGTTCGCCGCCGGCGACCGCACGGCACGTGCCCGGCTGCGGGCTCCCGGGGAACTGGGCGAACTCGGCGACGCCTTCGACACCATGGCCGACGAGGTGGTGCGGGCCGAGACGGTACGCCGCCGGCTGTCCGCGGACATCGCCCACGAACTGCGTACGCCGTTGGCCGGGTTGCAGGCCGGTCTGGAAGAACTGCGGGACGGATTGCGGGAGCCCGCCCCGGCCCGGCTGGCTGCCCTGCACGACCAGTCACTACGGCTGAGCCGGATCGTGCAGGACCTCGCCGACCTGTCCGCCGCCGAGGCGGCCGCGCTGTCGCTGCGCCCGGTCCCGACGGATCTCGCCGAGGTGGCCGCCACGGCGCTGGCCGCCGAACGGCCCCGCCTGGAGGCCGCCGGGCTGACCGTCACCGCCGATCTCGGCGCCCCCGCCCCGGTACGCGGTGACCCCGACCGGCTGCACCAGGTGGTGAGCAACCTGCTGGCCAACGCGAGCCGCTACGGCCGGCCGGGTGACCGGGTCCACGTCGGGGTAAGGGAGCGGGACGGCGCCGCGGTCCTGGAGGTGGCCGACACTGGGCCCGGCATCCCGGCCGACGAGTTGCCGCACGCGTTCGAACGGCTGTGGCGCGGTCGCGGCGCCGCCTCGGTGCCCGGCGCCGGGATCGGCCTGGCCGTCGTGCGGGAACTGGTGTCCGCCCACGGCGGCGCCGTCACCATCGACTCCCCGCCGGGCGGCGGCGTGACCGTAATGATCCGGCTGCCGGCCGCCGACCGCCGTTGA
- a CDS encoding Hsp20/alpha crystallin family protein: MSTLLPRLFGDMSDWLEVDFPRPLPAIRVEDRITDEQYVLRAELPGMDPEKDVQITTLNGVLTVKAERRDEAEGMGRSEFRYGLLHRSVRLPANADEAAITATYDKGILEVTVPLTAPETAGRQVPVTKK; encoded by the coding sequence ATGTCCACGCTGTTGCCGCGTCTTTTCGGCGACATGAGCGATTGGCTCGAGGTCGACTTCCCGCGCCCGCTGCCGGCGATCCGCGTCGAGGACCGGATCACCGACGAGCAGTACGTGCTGCGCGCTGAACTGCCCGGGATGGACCCGGAGAAGGACGTGCAGATCACCACGCTCAACGGGGTGCTGACCGTGAAGGCCGAACGCCGCGACGAAGCCGAGGGGATGGGCCGTTCGGAGTTCCGGTACGGCCTGCTGCATCGCTCGGTGCGGCTACCCGCCAATGCCGACGAGGCCGCGATCACCGCGACCTACGACAAGGGGATCCTGGAGGTGACCGTGCCGTTGACGGCGCCGGAGACCGCCGGTAGGCAGGTTCCGGTCACCAAGAAGTGA
- a CDS encoding DoxX family membrane protein has protein sequence MTATGRSAATSLEHVPAPGSMLTHNAARSLAVLRISLGFVFLWAFLDKTFGFGYATPAERAWIEGGSPTKGFLSGVAVGPFQGFFNDIAGQAWADWLFMLGLLGIGLALILGIGLRIAAGAAAVMMLLMWFAEFPPAKTDAAGEATHSTNPFMDYHIVYGLAAVVTALTYAGHTWGLGRRWAKIPFVHRNPWLI, from the coding sequence ATGACCGCTACCGGCCGCAGCGCGGCCACGTCGCTCGAGCACGTCCCCGCCCCCGGCTCGATGCTCACCCACAACGCCGCCCGTTCCCTGGCCGTGCTCCGCATCTCCCTCGGGTTCGTCTTCCTGTGGGCGTTCCTCGACAAGACCTTCGGCTTCGGCTACGCGACTCCCGCCGAACGCGCCTGGATCGAGGGCGGCTCGCCCACCAAGGGCTTCCTCTCCGGCGTGGCGGTTGGCCCCTTCCAGGGCTTCTTCAACGACATCGCCGGCCAGGCCTGGGCCGACTGGCTGTTCATGCTCGGCCTGCTCGGCATCGGCCTCGCCCTGATCCTCGGCATCGGCCTGCGCATCGCCGCCGGCGCCGCCGCCGTGATGATGCTGCTCATGTGGTTCGCCGAGTTCCCGCCCGCGAAGACCGACGCCGCCGGCGAGGCCACCCACTCCACGAACCCGTTCATGGACTACCACATCGTCTACGGCCTCGCCGCCGTCGTCACCGCCCTCACCTACGCCGGCCACACCTGGGGCCTCGGCCGCCGGTGGGCCAAGATTCCCTTCGTGCACCGCAACCCCTGGCTGATCTGA
- a CDS encoding Acg family FMN-binding oxidoreductase produces MTADTQTRDLLAQAAGAARYAPSVHNTQPWRWVVHPDRLELFAVTARQLRFQDPDQHMLLVSCGAALHHARVALDAEGWAHEVERPAGEPLAIIRPLRRRTADPAAVRVRDQLSQRHTDRRTMSDEPVDAKVLDALTVAAEQGGARLCLLSRDQVIELAVLVEQAQKAETADDLLQAETSTWVGGKRADGTGIPDASLLAEPAQTTVAGRDFGVAGTLPGGGGHDSAVTYAVLYGSGDEPADWLRAGEALNAVWLAATEHGAALTPLSGPVEVGFTRQRLGHLLGGLGTPYLVVRLGIADTTGPAAEPTPRLPVDQVVEIRG; encoded by the coding sequence TTGACCGCTGACACGCAGACCCGCGACCTGCTGGCCCAGGCCGCGGGCGCCGCCCGTTACGCGCCGTCGGTCCACAACACCCAGCCCTGGCGCTGGGTGGTGCACCCCGACCGCCTGGAGCTGTTCGCGGTGACCGCCCGGCAGTTGCGCTTCCAGGACCCGGACCAGCACATGCTGCTGGTGAGTTGCGGCGCCGCGCTGCACCACGCCCGGGTCGCCCTGGACGCCGAGGGCTGGGCCCATGAGGTCGAGCGTCCCGCCGGCGAGCCCCTCGCGATCATCCGGCCGCTCAGACGCCGTACCGCCGACCCGGCGGCCGTCCGCGTCCGCGACCAGTTGTCGCAGCGGCACACCGACCGCCGGACCATGAGCGACGAACCGGTCGACGCGAAGGTCCTCGACGCGCTCACCGTGGCCGCCGAGCAGGGCGGCGCCCGCCTGTGCCTGCTCAGCCGTGATCAGGTCATCGAGCTGGCGGTCCTGGTGGAGCAGGCGCAGAAGGCGGAGACCGCCGACGATCTGCTCCAGGCCGAGACCTCCACCTGGGTCGGCGGGAAACGCGCCGACGGCACCGGCATCCCCGACGCGAGCCTGCTGGCCGAACCGGCGCAGACCACCGTCGCGGGCCGGGACTTCGGCGTGGCCGGCACCCTTCCCGGCGGGGGCGGGCACGACAGCGCCGTCACCTACGCGGTTCTTTACGGCAGCGGCGACGAGCCGGCCGACTGGCTGCGCGCCGGCGAGGCGCTCAACGCCGTGTGGCTGGCCGCCACCGAGCACGGCGCGGCCCTCACCCCGTTGAGCGGCCCGGTCGAGGTGGGTTTCACCCGGCAGCGGCTCGGCCACCTGCTCGGCGGCCTCGGCACGCCGTACCTCGTGGTGCGTCTCGGCATCGCCGACACCACCGGCCCGGCCGCCGAACCCACCCCGCGCCTTCCCGTCGACCAGGTGGTCGAGATCCGCGGCTGA
- a CDS encoding zinc-dependent alcohol dehydrogenase: protein MRAAVVTSFDKPLEIMEVAVPEPGPGKIRVRLEASGLCHTDIHAARGDWPVKPGLPFTPGHEGVGIVDRAGAGVASPAAGERVAVPWLGYACGTCEYCVTGWETLCEAQVNTGYGIDGGHAEYLVADARYVVRVPDGIAPAEAAPLTCAGVTTYKAVKVGGVTPGDRVAIFGIGGLGHLAQQYAQIFGGETIGVDVTEEKLALSRRLGAAHVINAATTDPVAAIEALGGADVAVVLAADPRVIEQAHASLRRGGRLVLVSLPKDNTITLPVFQTVLKGIRVIGSIVGTRADLAEVFRLHAAGRTQVLFETRTLDEINDSIEDVLAGRVAARLVMLP from the coding sequence ATGCGCGCCGCCGTTGTCACCTCATTCGACAAGCCCCTCGAGATCATGGAGGTGGCCGTTCCGGAGCCGGGTCCCGGCAAGATCCGGGTGCGCCTGGAGGCGAGCGGACTGTGCCACACCGACATCCACGCCGCCCGCGGGGACTGGCCGGTCAAGCCGGGTCTGCCGTTCACTCCGGGCCACGAGGGGGTGGGCATCGTCGACCGGGCCGGTGCGGGAGTCGCCTCGCCGGCCGCCGGGGAGCGGGTCGCCGTGCCGTGGCTGGGGTACGCGTGCGGGACGTGCGAGTACTGCGTCACCGGCTGGGAGACGCTGTGCGAGGCGCAGGTGAACACCGGGTACGGGATCGACGGCGGGCACGCCGAATACCTGGTGGCCGACGCGCGGTACGTGGTGCGGGTTCCGGACGGGATCGCCCCGGCCGAGGCGGCGCCGCTGACGTGTGCGGGCGTCACCACGTACAAGGCGGTGAAGGTCGGTGGGGTGACGCCGGGCGACCGGGTGGCGATCTTCGGAATCGGCGGGCTGGGGCACCTGGCGCAGCAGTACGCGCAGATCTTCGGCGGCGAGACCATCGGCGTCGACGTCACCGAGGAGAAGCTGGCCCTGTCCCGCCGGCTCGGCGCGGCGCACGTGATCAACGCGGCGACCACCGACCCGGTCGCCGCGATCGAGGCGCTCGGCGGCGCCGACGTGGCCGTGGTGCTGGCCGCCGACCCGCGGGTCATCGAGCAGGCGCATGCCTCGCTGCGGCGTGGCGGCCGGCTGGTCCTGGTGTCACTGCCGAAGGACAACACGATCACGCTGCCGGTCTTCCAGACCGTGCTGAAGGGCATCCGGGTGATCGGCTCGATCGTCGGGACCCGAGCCGATCTGGCCGAGGTGTTCCGGTTGCACGCGGCCGGGCGCACCCAGGTGCTCTTCGAGACCCGCACCCTCGACGAGATCAACGACTCCATCGAGGACGTGCTGGCCGGCCGGGTCGCGGCCCGGCTCGTGATGCTTCCCTGA
- a CDS encoding universal stress protein, protein MDSEPTGLIVAGVNDSHASREAVRTGAREAALRRCRLELLHAFNWEPTIAPEGGLGREALLERAVADARDAAPGVPVGTRLFEGSAEAGLLSRSRIAELTVIGDGGLADRTCMPLESLTVQVAARAAGTVLITPAVAPAGPVVVGVNASDTAQQALEFAFGTAAGRHAGLMVVRAWDRDDEEEDPRPALLAAVGPLESRYGVRACVRVVEDDPCAALRSAARGAGLVVLGARGHHPYSGLLGWVAQTLLHHSPAPVALVRGNAARSARPPHRETAGSSR, encoded by the coding sequence ATGGACTCCGAACCGACCGGCCTGATCGTCGCCGGTGTCAACGATTCACACGCCAGCAGGGAGGCGGTGCGGACGGGTGCGCGGGAGGCCGCGCTGCGCCGGTGCCGCCTGGAACTGTTGCACGCGTTCAACTGGGAGCCGACGATCGCCCCGGAGGGCGGGCTCGGACGGGAGGCATTGCTGGAGCGGGCGGTGGCCGACGCGCGTGACGCCGCACCCGGCGTACCGGTCGGGACTCGCCTGTTCGAGGGTTCCGCCGAGGCCGGGCTCCTGAGCCGGTCCCGGATCGCGGAGCTGACCGTCATCGGCGACGGCGGGCTGGCGGATCGCACCTGCATGCCGCTCGAGTCGCTCACCGTGCAGGTGGCGGCACGCGCGGCCGGTACCGTGCTGATCACCCCCGCGGTGGCCCCGGCGGGCCCGGTCGTGGTGGGCGTGAACGCGTCGGACACCGCACAGCAGGCGCTGGAGTTCGCATTCGGCACCGCGGCCGGGCGGCACGCCGGTCTGATGGTGGTACGGGCCTGGGATCGTGACGACGAGGAGGAGGACCCGCGGCCCGCTCTCCTGGCGGCCGTCGGCCCGCTGGAGTCGCGGTACGGCGTGCGGGCGTGTGTCCGGGTCGTCGAGGACGATCCCTGCGCGGCCCTGCGGAGTGCGGCACGCGGAGCGGGCCTGGTGGTGCTGGGCGCCCGGGGCCATCATCCCTACTCCGGCCTGCTGGGCTGGGTGGCGCAGACACTGTTGCACCACTCCCCCGCGCCGGTGGCGCTGGTCCGGGGGAACGCGGCCCGTTCGGCGCGGCCACCTCATCGCGAGACGGCGGGAAGTAGCCGTTAG
- a CDS encoding metal-sensitive transcriptional regulator, whose product MPTWGSPWPSASAYSDCARTRLKRAQGQLGAVIAMIENGEDCRRVLTQLAAVSSAVDRAGFKIIATGMRQCQAARERGEDPPMSEEELEKLFMSLS is encoded by the coding sequence ATGCCTACCTGGGGATCGCCCTGGCCGTCGGCCTCGGCGTACTCGGACTGTGCGCGGACCCGGCTGAAGCGGGCGCAGGGCCAGTTGGGCGCGGTGATCGCCATGATCGAGAACGGCGAGGACTGCCGTCGCGTCCTGACCCAGCTCGCCGCGGTCTCCAGTGCCGTCGACCGGGCCGGTTTCAAGATCATTGCCACCGGCATGCGGCAGTGCCAGGCGGCTCGGGAGCGCGGCGAGGACCCGCCGATGAGCGAGGAGGAGCTGGAGAAGCTCTTCATGTCCCTGTCCTGA
- a CDS encoding response regulator transcription factor, translating to MPGAVLVVEDDRELRELVRRYLERAGHPVRTTGSGAEAVDLLSGGGVEVVVLDLGLPDIDGLNVLAAARDGRDVPVVVLTARSDVEDRIDGLRRGADDYVTKPFSPTELVLRIEAVLHRARGGAAGAAGAVTFGGGRMALDEVRHEARLDGRLLPLTPTEWGLLTALAATPGRVYSRYELINQVRGYEFPGYERTVDSHVKNLRRKLGPDAGRIVETVLGVGYRLGWSRDR from the coding sequence ATGCCGGGCGCGGTCCTGGTCGTCGAGGATGACCGAGAGTTGCGGGAACTGGTCCGCCGCTATCTGGAGCGGGCCGGCCACCCAGTGCGCACGACGGGGTCCGGCGCGGAGGCCGTCGATCTGCTGTCCGGCGGCGGCGTCGAGGTGGTCGTACTGGATCTGGGCCTGCCCGACATCGACGGTCTGAACGTGCTGGCGGCCGCCCGTGACGGCCGGGACGTGCCGGTGGTGGTGCTGACCGCGCGCAGCGACGTCGAGGACCGTATCGACGGGCTGCGGCGAGGCGCCGACGACTACGTGACCAAACCCTTCTCCCCCACCGAACTGGTGTTGCGGATCGAGGCGGTGCTGCACCGGGCGCGGGGCGGGGCGGCTGGCGCCGCCGGAGCGGTGACGTTCGGCGGCGGCCGGATGGCGCTCGACGAGGTTCGGCACGAGGCCCGGCTCGACGGGCGCCTGCTGCCGTTGACACCGACGGAGTGGGGGCTGCTCACCGCGCTGGCGGCGACCCCGGGGCGGGTGTACTCCCGGTACGAGCTGATCAATCAGGTGCGCGGATACGAGTTCCCCGGCTACGAGCGCACGGTCGATTCGCACGTGAAGAACCTGCGCCGCAAGCTGGGGCCGGACGCCGGGCGGATCGTCGAGACCGTGCTCGGCGTCGGGTACCGGCTGGGGTGGTCGCGTGACCGGTGA
- a CDS encoding dihydrofolate reductase family protein, translating into MRKLVYFVAATIDGFIAAPDGSWDFMTIHDDVTAFMSTRYPETVPTHLRGPLGVEGPNRVFDTVLMGRHTYEPALQAGIISPYAHLKQFVFSRTLPASADPAVQVVADDPHALADKLKQQPGLDIWLAGGGSLAGQLLPVVDELVIKLNPIVAGAGIPLATTGFDPHRFDLIDTTPLDSGVVVLRYRAAAG; encoded by the coding sequence TTGCGAAAGCTCGTCTATTTCGTCGCCGCCACCATCGACGGATTCATCGCCGCACCCGACGGCTCGTGGGACTTCATGACGATCCACGACGACGTCACCGCGTTCATGAGCACGCGATATCCGGAGACCGTGCCCACCCACCTGCGCGGGCCCCTGGGCGTCGAGGGGCCGAACCGGGTGTTCGACACGGTGCTGATGGGACGGCACACCTACGAGCCGGCCCTCCAGGCCGGGATCATCTCCCCGTACGCGCATCTGAAGCAGTTCGTGTTCTCCCGCACGCTGCCGGCCTCGGCGGATCCGGCCGTCCAGGTGGTGGCCGACGATCCGCATGCCCTGGCCGACAAGCTCAAGCAGCAGCCCGGCCTGGACATCTGGCTGGCCGGCGGCGGCAGCCTGGCCGGGCAGCTGCTGCCCGTCGTCGACGAACTGGTCATCAAACTGAACCCGATCGTGGCGGGCGCCGGCATCCCCCTCGCCACGACCGGGTTCGACCCGCACCGTTTCGACCTGATCGACACGACCCCGCTGGACAGCGGCGTGGTCGTGCTCCGCTACCGGGCCGCCGCCGGGTAG
- a CDS encoding rhodanese-like domain-containing protein has protein sequence MTPGKFAVDHIPGSYNVPLDLLREHRDELHAHLGENVVLVCRSGQRAGHAEQLLRAAGLPHVRVLAGGITAWQGAAAPLRTGRPRWDLERQVRLTAGLLVLVAVLASAIAGPVKWVAAVVEAGLTVAALTGTCLMGSLLARLPYNRAPRTDVGDVVAALTGGAT, from the coding sequence GTGACCCCGGGCAAGTTTGCCGTCGACCACATCCCCGGCTCCTACAACGTCCCGCTCGACCTGCTCCGCGAACACCGCGACGAACTCCACGCCCACCTCGGCGAGAACGTCGTCCTGGTGTGCCGGTCCGGGCAGCGTGCCGGACACGCCGAACAGTTGCTGCGCGCCGCCGGGTTGCCGCACGTGCGGGTCCTGGCCGGCGGCATCACCGCCTGGCAGGGCGCCGCGGCGCCGCTCCGTACCGGGCGGCCCCGCTGGGACCTGGAACGGCAGGTACGCCTCACCGCCGGCCTCCTGGTGCTGGTGGCGGTGCTGGCCAGCGCGATCGCCGGGCCGGTCAAGTGGGTCGCCGCCGTGGTCGAGGCCGGGCTGACCGTGGCCGCCCTCACCGGCACCTGCCTGATGGGCTCGCTGCTGGCACGGCTGCCGTACAACCGCGCGCCCCGCACCGACGTCGGCGACGTGGTGGCCGCCCTCACCGGCGGCGCCACATGA
- a CDS encoding polysaccharide deacetylase family protein, translating into MDTGRMTRVALRTAVTVLTIPALTLIAAPSAVAADATPYRAQVFTQGYDTSKVATLTFDLDWRTGTVDQIAASRANLDTVLRVFAANGITGGFGMTGRFAEQNPAEARNIAAQGHKIINHSWSHPDFMTLTQAQRWSQLDRTEAAFRAAGVSSAGWFRAPYRSGYTNAALNRDLALRGFYINADWTFDTTGYQGADWATVSGRIDRFLKPGAIVVMHVSIPSSDPGNLQQIIDKIKGQGYAFVSPFQAVTRGPIRTAYLTAGGPSSLGAATTGPMQATTAGTEVQWFQKGRLYYSAATGAHAVRGAILTKYRALGTAGSFLRYPTAGERPGAGGGWYSTFQGGSIYWSSATGAHEVHGAIRTRWLALGGEAGYLGYPRSDEKAVSVGRAVQFQRGNVYWNSTDGAHEVRGGILTRYLALGGTGSRLGPPTSDEYTVTVGRRSDFRHGSLIWNSTTGAITVVYR; encoded by the coding sequence GTGGACACAGGGCGCATGACCCGGGTGGCGCTGCGTACCGCGGTGACCGTCCTGACCATCCCAGCACTCACCCTGATCGCGGCGCCGTCGGCCGTCGCGGCCGACGCCACGCCCTACCGGGCGCAGGTCTTCACCCAGGGGTACGACACGAGCAAGGTCGCCACCCTCACGTTCGATCTGGACTGGCGCACCGGAACGGTTGACCAGATCGCGGCCAGTAGGGCCAATCTGGACACGGTGCTGCGCGTCTTCGCCGCCAACGGCATCACCGGCGGCTTCGGCATGACCGGACGGTTCGCCGAACAGAACCCGGCCGAGGCGCGGAACATCGCCGCCCAGGGCCACAAGATCATAAATCACAGCTGGAGCCACCCCGATTTCATGACCCTGACGCAGGCCCAGCGCTGGTCCCAGCTGGACCGTACCGAGGCGGCGTTCCGTGCCGCGGGCGTCAGCTCGGCCGGCTGGTTCCGGGCGCCCTACCGGTCCGGGTACACGAACGCCGCCCTCAACCGCGACCTCGCGCTGCGCGGCTTCTACATCAACGCCGACTGGACCTTCGACACCACCGGCTACCAGGGCGCCGACTGGGCCACGGTGAGCGGCCGCATCGACCGCTTCCTCAAACCCGGCGCGATCGTCGTCATGCACGTCAGCATCCCGTCCAGCGACCCCGGCAACCTGCAACAGATCATCGACAAGATCAAAGGCCAGGGGTACGCCTTCGTGAGCCCCTTCCAGGCGGTCACCCGAGGCCCGATCCGGACGGCGTACCTGACCGCCGGCGGACCGTCCTCGCTGGGCGCCGCCACCACCGGGCCGATGCAGGCCACCACGGCCGGCACCGAGGTCCAGTGGTTCCAGAAGGGACGGCTGTACTACTCGGCGGCGACCGGCGCCCACGCGGTCCGCGGCGCGATCCTCACCAAATACCGCGCGCTGGGCACCGCCGGCTCCTTCCTGCGCTACCCCACCGCCGGCGAACGCCCCGGCGCGGGCGGCGGCTGGTACAGCACCTTCCAGGGCGGCTCGATCTACTGGTCCTCGGCGACCGGCGCCCACGAGGTGCACGGCGCCATCCGTACCAGATGGCTGGCTCTCGGCGGTGAGGCCGGCTACCTCGGCTACCCACGCTCCGACGAGAAGGCGGTCAGTGTGGGCCGGGCCGTGCAGTTCCAGCGCGGCAACGTCTACTGGAACAGCACCGACGGCGCCCACGAGGTCCGCGGCGGCATCCTGACCCGCTACCTCGCCCTCGGCGGCACCGGCAGCCGGCTCGGCCCGCCCACCAGCGACGAATACACCGTCACCGTCGGCCGGCGCAGCGACTTCCGGCACGGATCACTCATCTGGAACAGCACCACCGGTGCCATCACCGTCGTCTACCGCTGA